The following is a genomic window from Bacteroidales bacterium.
AATAATACAATCCGGAGCTATAGGAGGAAGGTTTCATGAATACCACGGTATCCATCGATTCTATTAATTCAGGTGTATTCTCATCGAAAGAGGTAATCACGGCAAGTTTGTCATTACCCTTGCACAAAGGAAGAGACAACTGGCTGCTGATAGCAGCAAAGGAGTAAATCCCGGGAATGGTTTCTACCTCATGCTCCGGTGCAAGATAGTCAAGTAAGTAATTATAAGTACTATATAGCAAAGGATCGCCAAGGGTCAGAAAAGCTGTTACCTTTCCCGAATCAAGATTTTCACGGATATGTTCCGCATTTTTTTTCCGCGATTTTACTCTTGTTTCAACATCCCATGACATGGAAAATTCCATTTCTTCTATGATGACATTACCGTTGAGGTATTTATCCACAATTTGAAGGGCGGTGCTAGCCTTTTCCTTTGACTTGGGCAAATAAATCACCTCAGCCATTTCAAGGGCCTTAACTGCTTTTATGGTCACAAGATCAGGATCACCTGGTCCGAGGCCAATGCCATAAAGTTTGCCCTGGGTTTGTTTGATCTCTTTTTCATCCATGGACATGTTTCTTTTTAGCTGTTAGAATGAATATAGGATTAGC
Proteins encoded in this region:
- the cobI gene encoding precorrin-2 C(20)-methyltransferase, giving the protein MDEKEIKQTQGKLYGIGLGPGDPDLVTIKAVKALEMAEVIYLPKSKEKASTALQIVDKYLNGNVIIEEMEFSMSWDVETRVKSRKKNAEHIRENLDSGKVTAFLTLGDPLLYSTYNYLLDYLAPEHEVETIPGIYSFAAISSQLSLPLCKGNDKLAVITSFDENTPELIESMDTVVFMKPSSYSSGLYYFLSRNPGYHFVMITNAGKADQKVFYSPEVLQEKVPYFSTIILQKAKKTNIKN